The stretch of DNA TTTTTATGATTTTCACTCTCTTTTCTGTTgcgtttctctctctatatgcgCATGATCCGAAAAAAGGCCACTTCTCATTTATCATGTATGAAACATTTCTTGCTTGACATTTTACTTTGTCTAATAGCGGGGGTACTGAATCTCCTAAAACTTGTAGTTCTTCTTGAACAGAAGTATTGAATCTGAGTTTCTTTGGCCTTTTATAGGATGTGATTCTCGTCGCAACAAGAAGGATAATGAGGCCGCCCAAGAAAGGCTCCGCTGTTGTGCGCCCTCGCAGTCGTACTCTCACAGCAGTCCATGAGGGCATTTTGGAGGATGTTGTATACCCGGCTGAGATTGTGGGGAAGCGCATACGATATAGATTGGATGGTTCGAAGATCATGAAAGTAAGGGgtatttctattttatatatgttttttcttCTTAATGATCGAGGGGAATCTATGTTCTTTGGGAGATTTTCAcaactagggatgcaaacgagACGGATCTGGGGTTGGGAGTCCTGCCCCGCCTCCTGCCCCGACTACCAAAATCCCGCCCCACCTCCCGCCGtgaatccgtgacgggttaaaaaatatatttcataattCGTCCCGCCCGCCGGCCTCATAATCCGCCTCGCCTCATAACCCACCTCTTGCCGGTGCCCCGAATCCGCcacgccaactaatattttttataaaagtataatattattaatattttgtaaaatataaaataataatttttaacaatattatatatataattaacaacatcaattacaaaaataaaaaatattacaattcgAAGTAAAATTCAAGAGTTTCAAATATATGAGAAATGATGgcactaatttttttgtattttggatttttttataaatacattattttttagggatatttttttaaaatataaatgatttttgGGGTGGATTATGGcggggcgggtcaaaatttttcCTGTTTCCTAAtccgaatccgtctcggatcatAAAAATTACTCTGTTTTTTGTCTCgtatccgtttattttctcccgtTTACTGCCCCATTTGGGACGGATTGGGACAGGAGCTCCACTaatccggatccgtttgcaCCCCTATTCACAACAGTAGGATAAGAACTTGGTCCTTTGCCTTATAAACAAGTTTGTAATTCATTGGTTGTCATCATCGGCAGTTTGATTGCCATCTTCAGTTTGGTAGATCTTACATTTTAGAATCTACCTTTTGATTATTCTGATCATAATGCAAGGCATCTTTACATTTTCTAAAAGGTGATATTTGGGTTGCAAAACTCTCATTCATAACTGCCTTTTCCTATGTATTGAATATTTTTAGCCTTAGAATTCTTTGCTCAAGTTACTTATTTGTTATGAATTGCACATCGGATTCCACATCTATGCCGGATTTTTGAGAGCTTAAAATTTGCATGGCAGTAAAACCTGTACTTTTCTCCTTGTGTAGATCTTTTTGGAGCCAAAGGAGCGCAATAACACTGAGTACAAGCTGGAGACTTTCACTGGAGTGTACCGCAAGCTCTGCGGGAAGGACGTCGTATTCGAGTATCCCATCAATGAGAATGcttaaatatgtgtttttttttctttttgcttttgattTAGCCGACTGTTTCAAAATCGTTTCTATGTTGAGTCATTTGTTTTCAGTACTCGaaagtatttgaatttttgtcgATGGTATGATGTTTAAGTGCTATCATCAAATCGTTTTTGGCGCTGAATCAACTTCCataatttatgtttatttaattttgaagaaCTTCCATTAGTGTGCGAA from Ananas comosus cultivar F153 linkage group 18, ASM154086v1, whole genome shotgun sequence encodes:
- the LOC109723910 gene encoding 40S ribosomal protein S7, which produces MYTASKKIQKDKGLEPTEFEDTVAQALFDLENGNQELKSDLKDLYINSAVQMDVAGNKKAVVIHVPYRLRKSFRKIHVRLVRELEKKFSGKDVILVATRRIMRPPKKGSAVVRPRSRTLTAVHEGILEDVVYPAEIVGKRIRYRLDGSKIMKIFLEPKERNNTEYKLETFTGVYRKLCGKDVVFEYPINENA